The DNA segment ATATTTGGAACCTGGAGTTTAGGACAGAGGATGAGGCCTGCCAGTTTTATAACGCTTATTCTTGTTGGCATGGATTTGTAATGAGGAAGGACGACGTGGTTAGGGATAATCAAGGTAGAATTATTAGCAGGCAACTTGTTTGCAACAAAGAGGGCTGGAGAAATATGAGGTATCTTGATATGGATGATAGATCAAGGGAGGCAAGGTCACTAACGCGAACCAAGTGTCCAGCTCGGCTTAGGGTAAAGCTTGACTACGGCTGCGGTAGATGGAAGGTATCATGTTTTGTGGAATCTCACAACCACGATCTGACGCCACCCCAATTTGCGCATCTGGTACCGGCCAATCGTCGTCTCACTGTGACTGATAGAGTCCAAGTGGAAAATCTTCATAATTTTGGTGTCAAGAGTTGCCATATTATGGGGTATATTGCATTCCAGAAGGGTGGATATCGTCATGCTGGCTTCACACGGAAAGATTTGTACAACCACATCGATCGCTATCGTCGGGCAAAAGTTAAAAACGGGGATGCCAATGCGACAATAAACTATTTGATTGGCAAGTCAAACAACGATCCGCTGTTCTTTGGAAAGTATACGTTCACTAGTGACGAAAGGCTGGAGCATATTTTTTGGGCAGATGGGCAGTCAATTATCGACTATCACTGCTTTGGAGATATTGTTGCCTTTGATTCAACCTACAAGAAGAATAAATACAACAAGCCTTTGGTCATTTTCTCTGGATGCAATCATCACGGGCAGACTGTTATCTTCGGCTCCGGCCTACTTTCCGACGAAACCACAGAGACGTATAAGTGGTTGTTGGAAACCTTTGTTGAAGCGATGGGTGGGAAAAGTCCAAAAGCAGTAATAACTGACGGAGACCTTGCCATACGAGATGCAATCAAGAATGTTCTGCCTGATGCGACCCATCGGTTATGCGGCTGGCATCTGCAGAGAAATGCATGTGAAAATATAAAGAATCCTAATTTCCTACGCAATTTTAAGGGTCTTATATACGACAACAACGACCAGAGAGACTTTGATTGGAGAAGGACAGCCATTTTGGATAAGCACAACCTTGTTGGCAGTACCTGGATGGAGAAGACGTACGAAACTCGTGAGATGTGGTCCCATTGTTTCCTCCGGGATAAGTTTTTCGGTTACATAAGGACGACATCACAGTGTGAAGGTATAAATTCTCTCATCAGATTTTATGTTAATCGCAAGAACACCCTCATTGACTTCATGCATAACCTGGATAGGGCCTTAAAGGAGTATAGAAACAATGAATTAATAGCTGACTTTAAGTCTCAGTGCTCAGAGCCAGTGATGATTACCTCATTAGAGGCATATGAAAGATCTGCATCATGTTATTTCACGCGAAACATTTTCAAGGAAATTCGTAATGAGATTCAGAGGGCAGGGGCTTTGAATATAACGGTACTAAGCACAACCTTGGACAAGGTAGAGTTCAGTGTGACTGCTCTCGGAGACCCGGCCAAAGATCGACGGGTGGAAGTCGATAGAGGTAAGAATCTGTTCTCATGCTCGTGCAAGCTGTTTGAATCACGTGGTATTCCCTGTAGTCATATCTTCTGTGCCATGAAGTTCGAAAACATACTTGAGTTTCCAGATTCGTTGATATACAAAAGGTGGACAAAGAATGCAAAGAACGAATTTATTAGCACAGATATGCCTGTGAATGATGACATCGAAAGGGTCTTAAAGTTTCAAGTTGGAGCGTTGGCATCGAATTGCAACAAGCTGTGTGATATTGCTTGCAAGGATCTTGCAAACTTTGATGAAGTCCAGTCTGAACTTGTCAATTTAGTTATCCGCCTGCAGTCACGCAAACAAGGCAAGTCAACTCCTAATGTTAACGTGGAAGGCATCAACGATCCATTCGTTGTCAAAAGCAAAGGAGCCCCTTCCAAGAGGTCTGcttggaggaagaagagagcATGCTCTAATTGCCACAAGTACGGTCATTACTACAAGCGCTGTCCAGATCTGATGCAGCATAGTGTGGAAGGTAACCCTCGCGATCGATCATACGGCAATGCATCAGCCAAGGACTCAGGTTTTAGTCCAGAAAGATTTGCTAATTCTTCAAGGTCGTTCTCAATTAAGTCCGAACATCACTCAAGACCTAATACCAAGGTACGATCTATTTATTCGAAATAGGCTCCTGCTGTGAAAATCTTGTTCGGTGTGTGTCCCTTTAAAAACCATTAAACTATGTGaatgttcctctgtttgggcagCCTTTTAAAAAGGGTGGAACAAGAAAGTTTACGGCGACGGGTATGAGGAACCGGAAGGGTAAAGACAACACTTTTGTCGaggtaatttttttgaatataaaCATCTAATTTCCGTGTCATGAACTGGGTAAATTAATGATGATCTCGGACTTCttgtcttaaaaaaaaatttataaaacagCGGAGCCTCCATGAAAGCAGCGAATCCATTGACATCGCGTCCACAAATGGTGTTTTCAATAAAAATCTCTACTCGTTAACACAGGTGTGATGCGTAAAACTCCTCTTAACCACTTTGCGATTAATGACCATTATGGTTTTATGCATGATTATAGTTTCTGATTGGGGATTATGATGTTATCAGCAGGTGAAGGAGTCACAGCAGGACAAGAGACATTCATTCAAGAACTATGAATGCGTTAATGATGTCGTTGATGATAAATGTGACACACGACATGTGCAGATCGATGTCCGAGATCAGTTACCATCGTCACTGCCTTGTGGCAACAAACAAGGATCGTACATGGCATTGTTCGCGTCGATGCACAGGACACTTTGACCATTTCAAGGAATTAGTCTTCTGAATTTAGTGCAATGCAAGTATAATTGGTTCTAAAAGCATGATCTATCCTGATTTACTGACCGCAATGTATTACTCACTGCTTGGTATTGAGGAGTTTTATAGTTGTAGTTATTTACGTTAAGTATGAACAGTGCTGTGTTCTTGTTGCAGTAAATTGCGGTAGACTTTTGGGTAACGATTTGCATCCATTGTGATTATGCAATTCAGTTGATCAATTAGAGTTgtgtaaattgatttttttcccTACTTAGTCCATTATGATGACAATCATGTTCAATAATATGCATGTGTTTTGCTTACATTGCTGTATTTTAGTTGAAGTTTATTGTGGTTGCATTTGGAGTAAGGATTTCCTACCATTGTGGTTATGCAATACAGTTGAAAAAACAGAGCTGTGTTAGTTGAATTTTTTTCCTTGAAGCAGATAATTCGTAAATAGAAACACATTTTTATTCGCTCATATCATAGTTTCGATTGTTAGGTTCAATAACATTTTGAGGTTGTTAGAGTCTTACATACTGACTGAATTTAACACTAGAAACAATAAATGTTTGAAACACTGCAGACATGTCCTTTAAGTTGTACAATAACGACTCTTTCTATGTTCTCAGCTACTTGACTACGGCATGATTTTACTTTGACAGGCAG comes from the Arachis duranensis cultivar V14167 chromosome 7, aradu.V14167.gnm2.J7QH, whole genome shotgun sequence genome and includes:
- the LOC107496642 gene encoding protein FAR1-RELATED SEQUENCE 5-like, which encodes MSINEDDVKNDSDNDLGDDFDYQSNAEDNAEDDDVDSLDSTSKSEEVCGVKRITDLMVEDIWNLEFRTEDEACQFYNAYSCWHGFVMRKDDVVRDNQGRIISRQLVCNKEGWRNMRYLDMDDRSREARSLTRTKCPARLRVKLDYGCGRWKVSCFVESHNHDLTPPQFAHLVPANRRLTVTDRVQVENLHNFGVKSCHIMGYIAFQKGGYRHAGFTRKDLYNHIDRYRRAKVKNGDANATINYLIGKSNNDPLFFGKYTFTSDERLEHIFWADGQSIIDYHCFGDIVAFDSTYKKNKYNKPLVIFSGCNHHGQTVIFGSGLLSDETTETYKWLLETFVEAMGGKSPKAVITDGDLAIRDAIKNVLPDATHRLCGWHLQRNACENIKNPNFLRNFKGLIYDNNDQRDFDWRRTAILDKHNLVGSTWMEKTYETREMWSHCFLRDKFFGYIRTTSQCEGINSLIRFYVNRKNTLIDFMHNLDRALKEYRNNELIADFKSQCSEPVMITSLEAYERSASCYFTRNIFKEIRNEIQRAGALNITVLSTTLDKVEFSVTALGDPAKDRRVEVDRGKNLFSCSCKLFESRGIPCSHIFCAMKFENILEFPDSLIYKRWTKNAKNEFISTDMPVNDDIERVLKFQVGALASNCNKLCDIACKDLANFDEVQSELVNLVIRLQSRKQGKSTPNVNVEGINDPFVVKSKGAPSKRSAWRKKRACSNCHKYGHYYKRCPDLMQHSVEGNPRDRSYGNASAKDSGFSPERFANSSRSFSIKSEHHSRPNTKPFKKGGTRKFTATGMRNRKGKDNTFVEVKESQQDKRHSFKNYECVNDVVDDKCDTRHVQIDVRDQLPSSLPCGNKQGSYMALFASMHRTL